One Algibacter sp. L3A6 genomic region harbors:
- a CDS encoding HNH/ENDO VII family nuclease: MIEAILGEAAKEAVIKTLKEVSEVAVKDIPLETMDIVENGSLEALEVENQLLEPSFKSLEDMNIGVAEQKIYDDAGLAKQMVNGREVLIQPNIDYNTPIGIPGNESETNLDRMKAGYAPMDENGNPYQLHHIGQENDSPLAELTNEQHQYNGNYSVLHTKEGPSEIDRKEFNEQRAEHWKERASQIEYSNN, translated from the coding sequence ATGATAGAAGCTATATTAGGCGAAGCTGCCAAAGAAGCAGTAATTAAAACTTTAAAAGAGGTTTCAGAGGTTGCGGTAAAAGACATTCCATTAGAGACGATGGATATTGTTGAAAATGGATCTTTGGAGGCTTTAGAAGTAGAGAATCAACTTCTGGAACCAAGCTTTAAAAGCTTAGAGGATATGAATATAGGTGTTGCAGAACAGAAAATTTATGATGACGCCGGGCTAGCTAAACAAATGGTTAATGGAAGAGAGGTGTTAATTCAACCTAATATAGATTATAATACGCCAATAGGTATACCAGGAAATGAGTCTGAAACAAATTTAGACAGGATGAAAGCTGGTTATGCTCCTATGGACGAAAATGGAAATCCATATCAATTACACCACATCGGTCAAGAAAATGACAGTCCTTTAGCAGAGCTTACTAATGAACAGCATCAATACAATGGTAATTATAGTGTATTACACACTAAAGAAGGACCTTCCGAAATTGATAGAAAGGAATTCAATGAGCAGAGAGCTGAACATTGGAAAGAACGTGCATCACAAATAGAATATTCAAATAACTAA
- a CDS encoding SMI1/KNR4 family protein: MFKNIDNSISGVSSKQIIKLKEIIDGKLPSDYIEYLKQYGFVSLKGRDVFGLGNEKFFNALKKTKELQDNFGLKKNFVVLEDVGTESMYLVLNTINGSVYEWTPSGNVKKIYESFKDYVENDF; this comes from the coding sequence ATGTTTAAAAATATAGATAATTCAATATCAGGAGTATCAAGTAAACAGATTATAAAGCTAAAAGAAATTATAGATGGAAAGTTGCCATCTGATTATATAGAATATTTAAAACAATATGGCTTCGTTTCTTTGAAAGGACGAGATGTATTTGGCTTAGGTAATGAAAAGTTTTTTAATGCATTAAAAAAAACTAAAGAATTGCAAGATAATTTTGGCTTGAAAAAAAACTTCGTTGTTTTAGAAGATGTAGGAACAGAATCTATGTATTTGGTTTTAAATACAATAAATGGTTCAGTGTATGAATGGACTCCTTCTGGAAATGTAAAAAAAATCTATGAATCTTTTAAAGATTATGTGGAAAACGATTTTTAA
- a CDS encoding type III restriction-modification system endonuclease, which translates to MKLQFKEQQFQVDAVKAITDAFLGQEKGSGHFTLERSKQLMQKAKQAAAGINTLKFTEEVDENIGYRNKLLKITDSQLLENIQKVQQQNDIRESAILEKPKVQKKGINLTIEMETGTGKTYTYIRTMYELHEQYGWSKFIIIVPSVAIREGVYKSFEVTQTHFQEKFGHKIKPFIYNSSKPTDIENFASDSRISVMIINTHAFNARGKDARRIYAEIDSFQSRRPIDIIADTNPILIIDEPQSVDGVKTLASMQDFNPLFTIRYSATHKEEYNKVYRLDALDAYGKKLVKKIHVKGINLKGSTGTTGYVYLEQIAIKAGKPPVAIIEYEKRQGTGVKRKRERLNEGTNLFELSGEMPQYKNCLITDINGSSNTISINGVTLQAGDAIGDLDEKAFRRIQIRETILSHLQKEKELHHKGIKVLSLFFIDSVDKYRKYDENGEQVLGEYAQIFEEEYNKLKSDFLDLFQQEYNDYLKDTDPGTSRKAYFPSEYAEFLDRDKADEIHNGYFSIDKKKKFIDPSVKRGKEDSDDISAYDLIMKDKERLLSMEEPTRFIFSHSALKEGWDNPNVFQICALKHSEATIRRRQEVGRGMRLSVNKEGVRQDYDTVGDVVHSINKLTIIASESYEDFAKGLQSEIAATLKDRPQKAEVEFFLGKVVTDAMGAEMRIDKDVAKKLNKILYKNDIIDDDDRITEEGKVAIEQNTVTLPENLEPFRTSITKLLKSVYTGEMLKPENDRDKITVSLNKNFHKKEFQELWKRINIKTIYEVKFDTEKLINDSVIRLNADLYISDRVYEIKTGFLKDSSKEELQNKEGFKQTNREAKKLNADLYTDTVYDIVGEIVNVTNLTRRSIVAILKKISPQKFALLRKNPEEFIAKSGGLINEVKASLILNNITFHKTEDRFDSKTVFTNEITIDRNSEEVKKHIYDYIVSDSNIEKEFAEALSTSTAVSVFAKLPKGFYITIPTGRYSPDWAIVFEKEKVREIYFVAETKGSDKQQDLRGIEALKIHCAEEHFKEIGNGEVLFSKVSTYEKMLDMVTLK; encoded by the coding sequence ATGAAACTACAGTTTAAAGAACAACAATTTCAAGTAGATGCGGTAAAAGCAATTACAGATGCTTTCTTAGGGCAAGAAAAGGGATCAGGTCATTTTACCTTAGAACGTAGTAAGCAGTTAATGCAGAAAGCTAAACAGGCAGCAGCAGGAATCAACACGTTAAAATTTACCGAGGAAGTAGATGAAAATATTGGATATAGAAACAAGTTACTAAAAATTACGGATAGTCAATTATTGGAAAACATACAAAAGGTACAGCAACAAAATGATATTCGAGAAAGTGCCATTTTAGAAAAACCGAAAGTACAGAAAAAAGGAATTAACCTTACCATAGAAATGGAAACAGGTACAGGTAAAACCTATACCTACATTCGCACAATGTACGAGTTACACGAGCAATACGGTTGGTCTAAATTTATCATTATTGTTCCTAGTGTAGCGATTAGAGAAGGTGTTTACAAATCCTTTGAAGTAACACAAACTCATTTTCAAGAAAAGTTCGGTCATAAAATAAAACCATTCATTTATAACTCTTCCAAGCCTACAGATATAGAGAACTTTGCATCGGATAGTCGTATTAGTGTTATGATTATTAATACCCATGCATTTAATGCACGTGGTAAAGATGCCAGACGTATTTATGCCGAAATAGATAGTTTTCAGTCAAGACGTCCAATAGATATTATTGCAGATACTAATCCTATTTTAATAATAGACGAGCCACAATCTGTTGATGGTGTGAAGACGTTGGCGAGTATGCAGGATTTTAATCCCTTATTTACCATTCGTTATTCCGCGACGCATAAAGAGGAGTATAATAAAGTGTACCGTTTAGATGCTTTAGATGCCTACGGTAAAAAGTTAGTGAAGAAAATACACGTAAAAGGGATTAACCTTAAAGGTTCAACAGGTACAACTGGCTATGTGTATTTAGAACAAATTGCTATTAAAGCAGGTAAACCACCAGTAGCCATTATTGAATATGAAAAAAGACAGGGTACAGGTGTAAAGCGTAAAAGAGAGCGTTTAAATGAGGGGACAAACCTGTTTGAATTGTCAGGGGAAATGCCACAGTATAAAAACTGTTTAATTACAGATATTAATGGCTCTTCTAATACAATTTCTATTAATGGTGTAACCTTACAAGCAGGTGATGCTATTGGTGATTTAGATGAAAAAGCATTTAGACGCATCCAAATTCGTGAAACTATTTTATCGCACTTACAAAAAGAGAAAGAGTTACATCATAAAGGTATTAAAGTATTGTCATTATTTTTTATAGATAGTGTAGATAAGTATCGTAAATATGATGAAAATGGAGAACAAGTTTTAGGTGAATATGCGCAAATATTTGAAGAAGAATACAATAAACTAAAAAGTGATTTTTTAGATTTATTTCAACAAGAATACAATGACTATTTAAAAGATACAGATCCTGGTACTTCTCGCAAGGCATATTTTCCAAGTGAATATGCAGAGTTTTTAGATAGGGATAAAGCTGATGAAATTCACAACGGATACTTTTCTATTGATAAAAAGAAAAAATTTATAGATCCTAGTGTTAAACGGGGTAAAGAAGATTCAGATGATATTTCTGCTTACGATTTAATAATGAAAGATAAAGAACGCTTGTTAAGTATGGAAGAACCAACCCGTTTTATCTTTTCACATTCCGCACTAAAAGAAGGTTGGGATAATCCCAATGTATTTCAAATTTGTGCTTTAAAACATTCCGAAGCTACAATAAGAAGAAGACAGGAAGTTGGACGTGGTATGCGTTTATCTGTTAATAAAGAAGGTGTTCGTCAAGATTATGACACCGTTGGTGATGTTGTTCATAGTATTAATAAGCTAACGATTATAGCTTCAGAAAGTTATGAGGATTTTGCAAAAGGATTACAGTCAGAAATTGCAGCAACACTAAAAGATAGGCCACAAAAAGCAGAAGTAGAGTTTTTTCTTGGGAAAGTAGTTACAGATGCCATGGGTGCAGAAATGCGCATTGATAAAGATGTAGCTAAAAAGTTGAATAAGATCTTGTATAAAAACGATATCATAGATGATGATGATAGAATTACAGAAGAAGGTAAAGTAGCTATTGAACAAAATACAGTAACTTTACCTGAAAATTTAGAACCATTTAGAACCTCTATTACCAAATTATTAAAATCTGTGTATACTGGTGAAATGCTAAAACCAGAAAATGATAGAGATAAAATCACCGTTTCTTTAAATAAAAATTTCCATAAAAAAGAATTTCAAGAATTATGGAAACGTATCAATATTAAAACCATTTATGAAGTAAAATTTGATACTGAAAAATTAATCAATGATAGTGTAATTAGGTTAAATGCAGATTTATACATTTCAGATAGAGTATACGAAATTAAAACAGGTTTTCTTAAAGATAGCAGCAAAGAAGAATTACAAAATAAAGAAGGATTTAAACAAACGAATAGAGAGGCTAAAAAACTAAATGCAGATTTATATACTGATACAGTATATGATATTGTTGGTGAAATAGTAAATGTGACCAATTTAACTCGAAGAAGTATAGTAGCTATTTTAAAGAAAATAAGCCCTCAGAAATTCGCTTTATTACGTAAAAATCCTGAAGAATTTATTGCAAAATCAGGAGGCTTAATAAATGAAGTAAAAGCAAGTTTAATTTTAAACAATATTACCTTTCATAAAACCGAAGATCGTTTCGATTCTAAAACTGTATTTACCAATGAAATTACCATAGATAGAAATTCAGAAGAAGTTAAAAAACATATCTATGATTATATTGTATCAGATTCTAATATTGAAAAAGAATTTGCAGAAGCATTAAGCACCAGTACAGCAGTTTCTGTATTTGCTAAATTACCTAAAGGTTTTTACATCACAATTCCAACAGGGCGTTACAGTCCAGATTGGGCAATCGTTTTTGAAAAAGAAAAAGTCCGTGAAATATACTTTGTAGCAGAAACAAAAGGTTCAGATAAGCAACAAGATTTAAGAGGTATAGAAGCATTAAAAATACATTGTGCCGAAGAACATTTTAAAGAAATTGGTAACGGTGAAGTGCTTTTTAGCAAAGTAAGTACTTATGAAAAAATGTTGGATATGGTAACACTTAAATAG
- a CDS encoding helicase-related protein, which produces MKLIDNVNNRLSDELKIEIKKGSKMAIAASSFSIYAFEALKKELKGIEELKFIFTSPTFLKEKLNKESREFYIPHIFNEADLCGGEFELRLKSELNQKAIAKECSQWVKDKVTFKSNKNDNTPLNGLIHIDNKESGAAFSNINGFTTSDLGVSHKKGFPTLIQKVDFPQSKAYLEWFNQIWENQESLQDVTYFVQEYFENAYKENSPEFIYFITLYNIFNDFLDDIAMENLPNDEIGFKDTLVWSKLYNFQKDAVIGAINKLEKYNGCIIADSVGLGKTFSALGVIKYYEKRNKDVLVLCPKKLEANWNTYRQNDKDNILSKDRFRYDVLFHTDLSRERGMSNGRNLENVNWGNYGLVVIDESHNFRNNNTSVGKENRYQKLLRKIMQEGIETKVLMLSATPVNNRFNDLKNQLALAYEGASEKIDEKLDTERGVDTVFRRAQQAFNSWSKFETEQRTTEKLLEMLDFDFFEILDSLTIARSRKHITTYYDTSDIGEFPKRNKPISIQSALTKNTGTNYIEIAEKLTLLNLSVYSPLSYILPSKVQMYADLYDKKVNAGSGKFAQIDRENSLKILMRMNLLKRIESSVYSFRLTVQNILGQITNAIAAINKGEENTFSGIQANVSNDMDWDADWGDEENVIGKKVKVHIADMDGRRWKEDLTADVEILEQLLSEISMVKDGLDYKLNDLKELVKEKIENPKNPNNKKVIIFTAFADTANYLYNNLKSEFKTFYGLNTALITGSKRKCTAKEIPTDLNTLLTCFSPLSKSKQQLHPNIKDSIDVLIATDCISEGQNLQDCDFLVNYDIHWNPVRIIQRFGRIDRIGSINSTITMVNFWPDITLDNYINLKSRVENRMLISNMASTGDDNYLNSEEKDLEYRKIQLKKLQEEVVDLEDLREGVSITDLGLNDFRIDLSNYIKKYGELKSIPEGLHAITEANEFFEKGVVYVLKNINTSVNIDKMNRLHPYYMVYIKENGEVKFGHIDGKKTLDVFRMLCKDKREPLVEVCKLFEVETNQYRDMEKYSNLLKKSIGSIVATEEEKEVLSLFKAGGTASGKSQIKGVEDFKLISFLVIK; this is translated from the coding sequence ATGAAATTAATAGATAATGTAAATAATCGTTTAAGCGATGAGTTAAAAATAGAAATTAAAAAAGGCAGTAAAATGGCTATAGCTGCTTCGTCATTTTCTATCTATGCTTTTGAGGCTTTAAAAAAAGAATTAAAAGGTATTGAAGAACTTAAATTTATTTTTACCTCACCTACATTTTTAAAGGAAAAGCTAAATAAAGAATCTAGAGAGTTTTACATTCCTCATATTTTTAATGAAGCTGATTTATGTGGTGGTGAATTTGAATTACGTTTAAAGAGTGAACTAAATCAAAAGGCTATAGCTAAAGAATGTTCGCAATGGGTTAAAGATAAAGTAACCTTTAAATCTAATAAGAATGATAACACACCTTTAAACGGGTTAATACATATCGATAATAAAGAGTCTGGTGCTGCATTCTCTAATATCAACGGTTTTACAACTTCAGATTTAGGAGTAAGTCATAAAAAGGGATTTCCAACATTAATTCAAAAAGTAGACTTTCCACAAAGTAAGGCGTACTTGGAATGGTTCAATCAGATTTGGGAGAACCAAGAAAGCTTACAAGATGTAACATATTTTGTTCAAGAGTATTTTGAGAATGCTTACAAAGAGAACAGTCCTGAATTTATTTATTTTATAACACTTTATAATATTTTCAACGATTTTCTCGATGATATTGCAATGGAGAATTTACCAAATGATGAGATTGGGTTTAAAGACACACTTGTTTGGTCTAAGTTATATAACTTTCAGAAAGATGCAGTAATTGGTGCTATAAATAAATTAGAAAAATATAACGGTTGTATTATTGCGGATAGTGTTGGGTTAGGTAAAACCTTTTCTGCTTTAGGTGTTATTAAATACTATGAGAAAAGAAATAAGGATGTTTTAGTTTTATGCCCTAAAAAATTAGAAGCTAATTGGAACACTTATCGTCAGAATGATAAAGACAATATTCTTTCTAAGGATAGGTTTAGGTATGATGTATTATTTCATACAGATTTATCTCGTGAAAGAGGTATGAGTAATGGTCGAAATTTAGAGAATGTTAATTGGGGTAATTATGGTTTAGTAGTAATTGATGAGTCTCATAACTTTAGAAATAATAATACATCTGTAGGTAAAGAAAATAGGTACCAAAAGCTGTTGCGTAAAATAATGCAAGAAGGTATTGAAACTAAGGTTTTAATGCTATCTGCTACACCCGTAAATAATCGATTTAACGATCTGAAAAATCAATTAGCTTTAGCATATGAAGGTGCTTCAGAAAAAATTGATGAAAAACTGGATACAGAAAGGGGTGTTGATACTGTTTTTCGGAGAGCGCAACAAGCTTTTAATAGTTGGTCGAAATTTGAAACAGAACAACGGACTACTGAAAAACTGTTAGAGATGTTAGACTTTGATTTCTTTGAGATTTTAGATAGTCTTACCATTGCACGTTCTAGAAAACACATTACCACATATTATGATACATCAGATATAGGGGAGTTCCCAAAAAGAAATAAGCCAATATCTATTCAAAGTGCATTAACTAAAAACACAGGAACAAATTATATAGAAATAGCAGAAAAGTTAACATTATTAAACCTTTCCGTATACTCACCTTTAAGTTACATATTACCAAGTAAGGTACAAATGTATGCCGATTTGTATGACAAAAAAGTAAACGCAGGCTCAGGTAAGTTTGCTCAAATTGATAGGGAGAATAGTTTGAAGATTTTAATGCGTATGAATTTATTAAAGCGTATTGAGAGTTCTGTCTATTCTTTTAGATTAACGGTTCAAAATATATTAGGTCAAATAACCAATGCTATAGCTGCAATAAATAAAGGAGAAGAAAATACTTTTTCTGGAATACAAGCAAATGTCTCTAATGACATGGATTGGGATGCAGATTGGGGTGATGAAGAAAATGTAATTGGTAAAAAGGTAAAAGTTCATATCGCAGATATGGATGGCAGACGATGGAAAGAAGATTTAACTGCTGATGTAGAAATATTAGAGCAACTTTTATCTGAAATTTCTATGGTTAAAGATGGTTTAGATTATAAGTTAAATGATCTAAAGGAATTAGTAAAAGAAAAAATTGAAAACCCTAAAAATCCTAATAACAAAAAAGTAATCATTTTTACTGCTTTCGCTGATACTGCTAATTATTTATACAATAATTTAAAGTCTGAATTTAAAACTTTTTATGGTTTAAATACCGCATTAATAACAGGAAGTAAACGTAAATGTACTGCGAAAGAAATCCCAACAGACCTTAATACATTATTAACGTGTTTTTCGCCACTCTCTAAAAGTAAACAGCAATTACATCCTAATATTAAAGACTCTATAGATGTTTTAATAGCAACAGATTGTATTTCAGAAGGTCAAAATTTACAAGATTGTGATTTTTTAGTAAACTACGATATTCATTGGAATCCTGTCCGTATTATTCAGCGTTTTGGTAGAATAGATAGGATTGGTTCAATTAATTCAACTATTACAATGGTTAATTTTTGGCCAGATATTACATTAGATAATTATATCAATTTAAAATCAAGAGTAGAAAATAGAATGTTAATCAGTAATATGGCCAGTACTGGTGATGATAATTATTTAAATTCAGAAGAGAAAGATTTAGAATACAGAAAAATTCAGCTAAAAAAACTACAAGAAGAGGTGGTTGATTTGGAAGATTTAAGAGAAGGTGTTAGTATAACAGACTTAGGCTTAAATGATTTTAGAATAGATTTGTCTAACTATATTAAAAAATATGGTGAATTAAAAAGTATTCCTGAAGGACTACATGCGATAACAGAAGCAAATGAGTTTTTTGAAAAGGGTGTTGTATATGTATTAAAAAACATCAATACTTCAGTTAATATAGATAAAATGAATCGCTTGCACCCTTACTATATGGTCTATATTAAAGAAAATGGAGAGGTTAAGTTTGGACATATTGACGGGAAGAAGACCTTAGATGTTTTTAGAATGCTTTGTAAAGATAAAAGAGAGCCACTAGTTGAAGTTTGTAAATTATTTGAAGTAGAAACAAACCAATATAGAGATATGGAGAAATATTCTAACCTTTTAAAAAAGAGTATAGGTTCTATAGTTGCTACTGAAGAAGAAAAGGAAGTGTTAAGCTTATTTAAAGCTGGAGGTACTGCTTCTGGAAAAAGCCAAATTAAGGGGGTAGAAGATTTTAAATTAATTTCATTTTTAGTAATAAAATAA
- a CDS encoding DUF4391 domain-containing protein, producing the protein MSYFQLPIQAKKDKSIPKNAFYEYATSKQKQLFVDVVDKIKWQYKLGPDTINLEGVEVLEVQIFEITLKQKKNVEIVLPIIEKAIPYHIIFLISFMDEIMLYTSQKHLHPVNENNAVVDWVFKTDWFVNQEKNYQLDLKISLDKVFEDFCFKISNNSIASTEEGLHALIEKEQKIQELNNQINRLEAQIKRTKQFNKKQPLNSELNKLKSELRQYLIKTNL; encoded by the coding sequence ATGAGTTATTTTCAATTGCCAATTCAAGCTAAAAAAGATAAAAGTATTCCTAAAAATGCTTTTTATGAATACGCTACATCTAAACAAAAACAATTATTTGTAGATGTTGTGGATAAAATTAAATGGCAATATAAACTAGGACCTGATACTATCAATTTAGAAGGTGTTGAAGTACTAGAGGTTCAGATTTTTGAAATTACTTTAAAGCAAAAAAAGAATGTAGAAATTGTTTTGCCAATCATTGAAAAGGCGATTCCTTATCATATAATATTTTTAATATCATTTATGGATGAGATAATGTTATATACTTCTCAGAAACATTTACATCCAGTTAATGAAAATAATGCTGTAGTAGATTGGGTGTTTAAAACAGATTGGTTTGTTAATCAAGAAAAAAATTATCAATTAGATTTAAAAATAAGTTTAGATAAAGTATTTGAAGACTTTTGTTTTAAAATTTCGAACAACTCAATAGCTTCAACAGAAGAAGGTTTGCATGCTTTAATAGAGAAAGAACAAAAAATACAAGAATTAAATAATCAGATTAATAGGCTGGAAGCTCAAATAAAAAGGACTAAACAGTTCAATAAAAAACAACCTTTAAATAGTGAACTAAATAAGTTGAAAAGTGAACTTAGACAGTATTTAATAAAAACGAATCTCTGA
- a CDS encoding Fic family protein, with amino-acid sequence MTYNWQQKDWTKFSYDINKLEDKLYTFIEKSGRISGILKAMTREDHVQAMINIMVSEAIKTSEIEGEYLSRIDVLSSIRNNLGLNVNPEYIKDKNAEGMATLITDVQNNYAEKLTKEKLFDWHKMIFPTASNIHVGRWRVHEDTMQVVSGRIDKPVVHFEAPPSKQVSLEMDNFIFWFNETAPNGTKMIKHAAIRCAISHLYFETIHPFEDGNGRIGRSIAEKALSQSIGYPLLLSLSATIEGNKQAYYNALKEGQSSNEITAWLEYFLDVILKAQDEAESLIDFTLKKAKLFDRYDSQLNDRQLKAVKRMLKEGPKGFEGGMTAKKYMRISQTSKPTATRDLQKLVDLQIFKVEGDGRSTSYHINF; translated from the coding sequence ATGACTTATAATTGGCAACAAAAAGATTGGACAAAATTTAGCTATGATATAAACAAGCTGGAGGATAAACTCTATACCTTTATTGAAAAATCAGGACGTATCAGTGGTATTTTAAAAGCCATGACAAGAGAAGATCATGTGCAGGCTATGATAAATATTATGGTTTCTGAAGCCATTAAAACTTCCGAAATTGAAGGTGAGTATTTAAGTCGAATAGATGTGTTATCCTCAATCCGTAATAATCTAGGTCTTAATGTTAACCCAGAATATATTAAAGACAAAAATGCAGAGGGTATGGCAACGCTCATAACAGATGTACAAAATAACTATGCAGAAAAACTGACCAAAGAAAAACTTTTTGATTGGCATAAAATGATATTCCCCACAGCTTCGAATATTCATGTAGGCAGATGGAGGGTACATGAAGATACTATGCAAGTTGTGTCTGGAAGAATAGATAAACCGGTTGTTCATTTTGAAGCACCACCTTCTAAGCAGGTATCATTAGAGATGGATAACTTTATCTTTTGGTTTAATGAAACGGCGCCTAATGGGACTAAAATGATTAAACATGCCGCTATAAGATGTGCTATCTCTCATCTTTATTTTGAAACTATTCATCCATTTGAAGATGGCAATGGGCGTATTGGACGTTCTATAGCAGAAAAAGCATTATCACAGTCTATAGGCTACCCACTTCTATTGAGTCTTTCAGCAACTATAGAAGGAAATAAACAAGCGTATTATAATGCATTGAAAGAGGGGCAAAGTAGTAATGAAATTACTGCTTGGCTTGAGTATTTTTTAGATGTTATATTGAAAGCACAAGATGAAGCAGAATCCTTGATTGATTTTACCTTGAAAAAAGCTAAACTTTTTGACCGCTATGATAGCCAATTAAATGATAGGCAATTAAAAGCGGTTAAACGTATGCTTAAAGAAGGGCCAAAAGGATTTGAAGGAGGTATGACTGCTAAAAAGTATATGCGAATTAGTCAAACATCTAAACCAACAGCTACAAGAGATTTACAAAAATTAGTAGATTTACAAATATTTAAAGTTGAAGGAGATGGACGTAGTACATCTTATCACATTAATTTTTAA
- a CDS encoding toxin-antitoxin system YwqK family antitoxin, whose protein sequence is MNFKIKSAIVLCGLLISAVAMAQVKEYQQEGNYQNSKGKRDANGNPVGEWQYYGAFSNTRPTEYFNYDTREFRDYFIQDITTNKPLILQEKGKLNSDLKKTGTWITYHNTRKREAIHTKGNYINGVKDGEWQQLYLDGSLQSIEVFENGARRGTWKEYFEDGKLKKSMQFEDNMPNGDFSETKRFPGYSFKTYGKYKLGSKHGDWIIYCTHSKGEFIYEKAVYDAGRAVGELKRFNEDGSILNIVSHNSKGEISESKEFYDDGTTKKISRPTASTDHNPATENTVYFKNGSLKEKYIEKKGYYYNIITMKDIEGNTLDYGTLRDGIGTFKLYDEDGQLKSIETLGSNGRRGPYSTFGSVEIDGTAYRYKEVGQIGSGGRKGSFDVIIEKNGIQQTLQTDVYFRNVSINQKKYNLEGELISEFNINKSTGEKIETDYYPTGKVKTKLQKKYPNDLLNVLECKDPNGEDLDFGTIKNGTGSFKLYNIEGKLETTYILSEGKVTGEK, encoded by the coding sequence ATGAATTTTAAAATTAAAAGCGCCATTGTTTTATGTGGTTTACTAATAAGTGCTGTTGCAATGGCACAAGTAAAAGAGTACCAGCAAGAAGGCAATTACCAAAATAGTAAAGGCAAACGCGATGCCAATGGCAACCCTGTTGGCGAATGGCAATATTATGGGGCATTTTCCAACACGAGACCTACCGAGTATTTTAATTATGACACCAGAGAATTTCGAGATTATTTTATCCAAGACATCACCACCAATAAACCCTTAATTCTGCAGGAAAAAGGAAAACTTAATAGCGATTTAAAAAAAACAGGCACATGGATAACCTACCATAATACTCGTAAAAGAGAAGCGATACATACAAAAGGGAATTATATTAATGGTGTAAAAGATGGAGAATGGCAACAACTTTACCTCGACGGATCGTTGCAAAGTATAGAAGTTTTTGAAAATGGTGCTCGCAGGGGCACTTGGAAGGAGTATTTTGAAGATGGTAAATTAAAAAAAAGTATGCAGTTTGAAGATAACATGCCCAATGGTGATTTTTCTGAAACTAAAAGATTTCCGGGCTATAGTTTTAAAACTTATGGAAAATACAAATTAGGCAGTAAACATGGCGATTGGATTATCTATTGCACTCATTCCAAAGGAGAATTTATTTATGAAAAAGCGGTTTACGATGCTGGTAGAGCAGTGGGGGAATTAAAAAGATTTAACGAAGATGGATCCATATTAAATATTGTTTCTCATAATAGCAAAGGCGAAATTTCGGAATCTAAGGAATTTTATGACGATGGTACCACTAAGAAAATTTCTAGACCTACTGCAAGTACCGACCATAATCCTGCAACAGAAAACACCGTGTATTTTAAAAATGGAAGTCTAAAGGAAAAGTATATAGAAAAAAAAGGCTATTATTACAATATCATTACCATGAAAGATATTGAGGGGAATACCCTAGATTACGGTACACTGCGGGATGGCATCGGTACTTTTAAACTTTATGATGAAGACGGACAATTAAAATCTATAGAAACTTTAGGTAGCAACGGGCGAAGAGGGCCTTATTCTACATTTGGTAGTGTTGAAATTGATGGCACGGCTTACCGCTATAAAGAAGTTGGGCAAATTGGTAGTGGTGGTAGAAAAGGCAGTTTTGATGTAATTATTGAAAAAAACGGAATCCAACAGACTTTACAAACCGATGTGTATTTTCGAAATGTTTCTATCAATCAGAAAAAATATAATCTTGAAGGCGAATTAATTAGTGAATTTAATATCAATAAATCTACAGGTGAAAAAATAGAAACAGATTATTACCCAACAGGTAAAGTGAAAACGAAATTGCAAAAGAAATACCCAAACGATTTATTAAACGTTTTAGAATGTAAAGACCCGAACGGTGAAGATTTAGATTTTGGTACTATAAAAAACGGAACAGGATCGTTTAAATTGTATAATATAGAAGGAAAACTAGAAACAACCTATATTTTGAGTGAAGGAAAAGTTACTGGAGAAAAATAA